The sequence atacaggaccgagaatgaaaatctcttcgactaggtgaaccaagaggtgcgtcataatattgaagaaggatggcgggaacaccaactcgaaactgacaagacattggatcacatcgttctgtaaccgtggtagatcttctggattgattaccttctgagagattgcattgaggaatgcacatagcttcacaatggctactcgaacattttccggcaggagccccctcaaagcaatcggaagcaattgcgtcataatcacgtggcagtcgtgagacttcaggttttggaactttttctccgccatgtttattattccctttatattggacgagaatccagacgggaccttcatactgctcaggcattcaaaaaagatgaccttctcttctttggtcagagcgtagctggcacgaccttgaaaccattccggatgccggtcatcagggtctttcaaacgttgctggtcctgccgtgcttcctttgtatcatttgtcttcccatacacgcccaagaagcttaggaggttcacgcaaatattcttcgtaacgtgcatcacgtcgattgcagagcggacttctaggactttccaatattctagctcccagaatatagatttcttcttccacatggctgcgtgcccgtcagctcccttcggaactgattgtccgccaggaccctttccaaagatgactttcaaatccttgaccatatcaaatacctcagcaccagtgcgttccgcaggcttcggccggtgatctgccttgccgttgtaatgcttgcctttctttcttactggatgaattttcggaagaaatcgacgatgcccaaggtacacgttcttcttacaatttggcaaatgtacactttcagtctcatgtaagcagtgcgtgcatgcattgtatcccttatttgacagtcccgaaaggttactaagagcaggccaatcgttgatggttacgaaaagcaacgctcgtaggttaaattcctcttttttgtgctcatcccacacacggacaccaggtctgccccacagctgtaaaagttcatcaactaatggccttaggtacacatcgatgtcgttgccgggttgcttcggaccttggatgagcactggcatcataatgaacttccgcttcatgcacaaccaaggaggaaggttgtagatgcatagagtcacgggccaggtgctatggctggagctctgctcgccaaaaggattcatgccatctgtacttagaccaaatcttatgttccttgcgtcagctgcaaaatctttgaactctctgtcgatctttctccattgcgttccatctgcggtgtgtctcaactccccgtccgacttacggtcctctttgtgccatcgcaacaacttggcatgctctttgttcctgaacagacgtttcaaccgtggtattataggagcataccacatcaccttggcgggaaccctcttcctgggtttcccgccctcaacatcgtcaccagggtcatcgcctctgatcttataacgcaatgcagtgcataccgggcattcattcaaattctcgtattcaccgcggtagaggatgcagtcgttgatgcatgcatgtatcttcagaacctctaaacctagagggcagacaaccttctttgcttcgtacgtactggcgggcaactcgttattctttggaaacatattcttcaacattttcagcaagttttcaaatgccgagtcagctacacctgcctgtgccttccatttcagcaaatccagtgtgcagcccagctttttcagaccatcatcgcatccagggtacaacgactttctgtgatcctctaacatgcgatccaaattctccctctccttttcagtttcgcagcgtctccgtgcatcagcaatggtccgaccaagatcatcaacggtctcatcacgtgcctcttcttcaccttcaccttcaccttccccttcaccttccccttcacctgccccttcaccttccccttcaccttcagcatcctccatgaaagtatcaccgaaatgagcaagatagctttcatcgatgaaatcatccccttcttcatcttcttccattataacccctctttctccatgcttggtccaacaattatagcttggcatgaaaccgtgccgaagcaggtgcaggtgaacttctcttgaggaagagtaacccttctgattcttacagtcaacacatggacagataacaaaacccttctgcttgttcgcattagccactacgaggaaatctttcaaacccgtagtgaactcgcgggagagtcggttaccgtacatccattgccgattcatctgcattattataatataaaatatataattaaccatcatgcatttgttaaagtaactagctataaacaatagaaattaaacaatgaacaacacacatgcatattttatcaatgacacacatgcatgaaaggttcaagttgctaaccgcgatcgaggaggaacctcaagtgtggctccaacacttcatatcatgtttgtttcacgctgttgggcatttcatcaaacaccttgtgtgcataagaggaaccaaaagcaaacctacacccccttgtgaagagaagtggcaccaaatggctaagtgagtgcgctgaactggtatatataggggaggagctttagtcgcggttggcctggccaaccgcgactaaaggcctttgggcacctttagtcgcggttggcctggccaaccgcgactaaagcccctcacgtgcaccagctggccaccgagcgccctggcccaagcctttggtcgcggttcgtctgccgaaccgcgactaaagacttcattagtcgcggttcctacagtttcgcgactaatggggctggacggaagcctctttttctactagtgactcgtATATATTGTGTGCCATTTATCGATCCTTATATGATGTTCTTCCACCCTCAAGCCAAAATGAGCTTTCTATCATTTAATTTTGTTGTAAAGTCTCGTCCTTTCTTTTCCCAAACTAAAAGATAGAACTTATTTGAGAGAAGTCCATATTACAACCACAAACCACCGTCAAAGTCTAATATGCAACCATGAACGATGAAACCATCTACTTTACAACCTCAGACTTTCAATACCGGACAAGAAAATAATCCTGGACTGGTTTTGACCATTGTCTACCTAGTCATCAGCCCAACCAGTCTGCCACATCACCCACCCACTAACCTAGCCCTATCTCTCTCCCCTCACTCACCCAACCACTGCCTACAGTTGCCCACCCCATGGCTGTCGCTGCCGCCTTTTGCCATGCCATCATGGCCTCTGGCCGATCGCCACCGTGCAAGTCCAgcctcatcctcctcttctccctcttgcgTGCTCCTTCCCTACCCCACCTCATGTCACACAACGGCCTTCACGCAGTCACCACCCCCAATCCCGACATCATCGCGCCATGGCCCGACCTTTGCTTCCGCTTGTCGGTTCATGCCCCTGTCTGGCTTGAGCCTCGCCGCCAGTTCGGTTGGAACGGGAGGCCGAATCAGGATCAGtgaagagggagaagaggaagaggaggttgGAGCGGTGGTGGTCTTGCCGAATCGGGGCAGTGATGCGACTGATGGGCGACGGCGTCGATGGTGCCTCGAACGCGGTGTCCTCGTGAGgtgaagagggagagggaggcgaagGAGGAGAGGCACACGGAAGGGGGTGGGCTCGCCGATCGGCGGTTTTGCGGCGGGCTTGGTAGTGATGCCAGGGGAGGAATCTGGCGAGCGACGCTGCAATTTGAGTTGTCGGGGTGGGAGGCCATGGTGAGAGAGAAGAGAGATGGGGGTAGGTTTGACTAGGTTGTTCAATAGTCAAACATAGTCAAAAACTAGTCGAGGGTTCAACGATGATTACGGCTCCAGGGCGctagtccttaggggcacgtgcacgaagatttcccaattgtcattgacaagctcaaGCCGGCTTCAGTAGTGGAACGATGATCGGCGCGTCAGTGGCTCGTTCTGGTGGCGGTAATGGTCGCTCAGTAATCTCGaaatctcgatgtaatttttataatgtttgaggtgctttgtacttCCGGTTAACTTCGATAATAAATCTAgattatttttgtaaaaaatagTAATAAAAATAGTTTTGAACTAATATTCAACGGAAAACGTTTGGATTCATCCGGATGATTTCTTCCTTCCGTAAACCGTGTCCTGTGCACGCCACGTGTCCTCACCCACCGCTCCATCCCAGCCTTATCTTCTCGCAAGCTCTTTTCTCCACACGTTCTCTCCTTTTCCTCAATTGTCCTCATTAGTTACAGCAGAGAAGAGGCCGTTGACCCCATGGCGAGCACCACCAACCAGCACAGCTGGGAACGGAAACGGGCCGCCGCCGACGGCCGCATGATTCTACTCTGCCCCAACACCATCCCTGTTGCAAACATTGGGTGGAGCAGCCACTCTGCTGCTGCATtcgcgccatggccagtagccgccATTGACGCAAGCAGGCCAAAATCTGAACCGGCAACACAAACGgcgaggtgacaaaaagttcaggGGGAGGGCGACTCTGGCCAGCACCGCTGTAAGGTTCCTGCTCGCCATTGCCACTCCATGCTTAAATCCATGTTTTTTTGCAGCACCACCATTGCTGCGACGTTCCatctccctcaactccggccgtCGTCACACGGCAGTGCTACGTTGCAACGCCACCGGTGCTACCAGTGGAGGAGGTTGCGGTGAgcacatctgctgctgctgcttattGCACAACACAACTGGTAATGTCAGGGTAGTCATGCGGCTCGTCGGAGCGTGCGTCGAGGCAACTCTTTCAACTCCGACGGAAGCAGAGCCGGCGCTACAATGGAACTTCGCCGGATTTGCAATGGAACTTCGCTGGAGCTGCAATGGAGTTCGCCGGACGCCGTCGATGCTGCGTTGGAGCTTTGCCGGAGgtgcaatggagcttcgccggacGACGTCGGTGCCACGTTGGAGCTCCGTcggggctgcaatggagcttcgccggacGACGTCAGTGCTTCGTTGGAGCTCCATcggggctgcaatggagcttcgccaGACGTTGTCGCGGCTGCATTGGAGCTATCGCCGGGCCGTGCTGTGCTACATTGAAGCTTTGACAGGTGCCAGCAGCACTACGTTGAAGCTGGTCTGCTGTCGTGGCTTTGCTGCATCGAACGGCCACCAGCACGCTAATCCGACGGCTGGCTAGACGGATGATTTCCTAGAGAAATCATCTGATTTATTTGTAGCATGCGCCATATTCAACACAAGGCCTTCTAGAAAAATATATTCAACACAAGGATTACATAGAAAACGATTCAGGGAAATAGTATGAAACCGAAACCGAAACCGGTCACGTTCCGCAGACCGTACCGACCATCCGGCCTCTATATATACGAACAACCCGGCCGGCCCAACAACAGGGACCGACCAGGGCCGGCCGACGGAATTGCCTTGCCGCCGCGTCGATCGCGGGCCGACagaatcgcccccccccccccccccccgtccaagATCGCATGGCCAACTACGGGAACCCGAGTAAAtagctagggttccaaaaaactaccgatttttttaaattttttcagataactaccaagtcaggggtcggctgtttcaaaaaacccaaaatcttCGTTGTTAAAAAACTAAACAGGTTTATGGCAGGTCGGGCCCGCACCTAAATGATCCGTCTATTTGACCGTGTGTTTGACCGTTAACTGCTGTAAATTTTTCAAAAATGCCATCAGGTCCCTGCAAACTTTTCAAAATGCAATCGGGTCCCTGCAAACTTttgaaaaaagcaatcgggtccctcctCGTGGCCGTGCGCCAGCAGCCGGCGTGAGGGTCGCCGGCCAGCAGCCATGGCACCGGCGTGGAGCTCCCTTCCGTCCCGGGCGACGCGTGGAGCCAGGTTGCAGGCCAGGCGGAAGGAGGCGGCTCGACGGGCTGGGTCCAGGCGGAGCTCCTTGCCCGCCGCTGCCGCTTCTCCTGGGCGCGGCGGCCCTTGCCCCTGGGCACGACGACTCGCGGCGGCCTTTGCTCCTCGGGGCGGCTTGCGGCAGCTCGCGGCGGCCGGCCCTTGCCCCTGGGCGCGGCGGCTCGCGGCGGCCTTTGCTCCTGGGGGCCGCTCGCGGCGACCGGCCCTTGCTCCTGGGCGCGGCGGCCCTTGCCCCTGGGGGCGGCTCGCGGCGGCCGGCCCTTGCTCTGGGCGTGGGGCGTGGTGAGGGTGGCCGTGGTCGGGCCATTGCCGGGAGGAGGGGACGGGAAAGAAAGAGACAAGGAGAGAAGAAATGGTAGAAGGAAGAAGAGACATCTTACACGTGGGTCCCACAATAAGTTAATGGTCAAACAAAACGGTCAACTAACGGATTGTTTAggagtgggtccgacctgtcataaATCGGTTTAAAACGTTAGCAACGCGgaatttgggttttttgaaacagccgaccacccacttggtagttatctgagaaaaatttaaaactggtagttttttggaaccctagcctgtaaagtagtagttttatgctatttacttcgGAAACCCCTCCCAGCCGGCGCCGCCGACCGACGACGACTTGATTTTGCATGGCTTGCAGCGGAAAAAAATTATATAAGACCAGGTCTTATATAAATcaggtgagacccgtcctgatggatgacatgtggcattcacaaatcacaaagcatctaatctctccccccctgattttaggtgggggtggggtggatgctttgtgatttgtgaatgtcacatgtcatccatcagaatgggtctcacctgctaatccgtgagacctggtctcatataattttttttccgcTTGCAGCAGCGGGGCACTCCGACGTTTGTGCGGCGCGTGTTCACTATCAGCCAAGGTGCCTCAGATCTGAGCCAACTTGTTGCTGACGTCGAGGACAGAAtcgcgagccgccgccgccttgatAGCACGGCCACCGACAAGATCCCGAGACGCCGCAGCCTTGATCGCATGACCAACTTGAGCTACCCGTCCCTGCCGCCCAGCCACTACCATGTTAGCACTTCCTTcctaatttcttttcttttctcaacCCCAACAAAGCATACATCCATACTCTGTAGTTTGCCTTGATTTCTGTTAACATAATCAATTGATGAATTGGGTGTTTGTTTCAGCCATACTAACTTATTCTGCCTGGCTTCTTGCAGTGGGGCGCTCCAGGCTTTCCTCGGCCCGTGGTCATTCCCAAGCAACTCCCTCCAGGTGATGAACGTGCTTATGTACACGAATATTATCCTCCTACTCAGACCGTGCAGGGGCAGCACCTTGTACCTCACGAAGACGGAGCAACGAAGGTGGTATGCCTGACCGAGATGCTCTCGTCGCACCATCACCTCGAGGACGACGAGTTTTACGGGCGCTTTTTGGTGGATGTCGACGAAGAAGCATGCGTGTTTAGCAACCTGGTGAATGTGGTCGTCCCGCGGCCCGGCTCCAGCAATGTCGATCCGGTGGTCGCTGGAGTCGGGAGGGTCTTCTTGGAGTACTCGTGCCTCGACAGCTCGAATCTTTGCAAGATCGAGATGGGTGGGAGATTGTGGGATGAGAAGCGAATTGTTGCAAGGTTCTATCCAGAGGACAAGTTTGCTGCCGGAGACTACGGCTACGAGCCTCCGACGGATAATACTAGTTAGATAGATCTCGACGAAATCCAATTAATCCCGTATCTTGTATGTCAACTGCGTAGAGTTTCTTAGTTGACATCTTGTTGGTACTGTTTTGAAGCACATTGTAAGAAATAGTTGCTGCAATCTCCATACATTACAATACATATTCGCTTGCATTTTTGGTACTATATAACAAACAATTATCTATAAAATACCTGTAAATATTTTAACAATATCGTGAAGAAGTAATTTCAACCACAGACAATACTTGTGAAACGTAAGGTactatctagtactcccttcgtcccacaatataagaacgttttttacatttgtaaaaaacgttcttatattatgggacggagggagtataaaactgCTTTTCATGGTCACATCAGCACATGGTTCAAAACCCTAAATACGATCATTTTGTTGGGAATAAAACAATGAGTACTTGCTAAGGGAACTAGCGCTTTGAACGAATGCATATCAATGGAGCCATGCGCT comes from Triticum aestivum cultivar Chinese Spring chromosome 5B, IWGSC CS RefSeq v2.1, whole genome shotgun sequence and encodes:
- the LOC123116838 gene encoding uncharacterized protein; protein product: MASTTNQHSWERKRAAADGRMILLCPNTIPVANIGWSSHSAAAFAPWPVAAIDASRPKSEPATQTASTTIAATFHLPQLRPSSHGSATLQRHRCYQWRRLR